One region of Permianibacter fluminis genomic DNA includes:
- the rsxC gene encoding electron transport complex subunit RsxC — translation MSRQLFGFPGGIVLDDHKDRAAENPIEWLPLPPLLVLPLKQHAGLPAIPVVTEGQRVHYGQLLAKPAAGRSAGVHAPADGEISFIGLHPVPDDSNQYQPCIGICTDETGAHEEEELVDDVCLSDDDLRERIAQAGIVGLGGAGFPSAQKLTETPVKWLIINGAECEPYISCDDRLMQERAPAIIEGVQILARLLKPELVLFAIEDNKPAAITAVAEACHETNIELVVIPTKYPSGAQKQLIQNLLGFEIPRGKHSVDLGVVMYNTGTCYAIARAIAHSEPLLRRIVTVTGDAVDRPGNYDVAIGTPIEYVLQSAGLNPNKLRRVIMGGPIMGIALNELSAPVSKLTNCLIAAGPDELDETLAPRPCIRCGDCMEVCPASLLPQQLFWHIESEQHEKAAALDLAVCIECGACAYVCPSQIPLVQYYRHGKAVLRQQQQERLAAQQAKARFDAREQRLQQKQQQRAQRKLAAAPALTEPEPVTVAAVVVTKNDAEIDASKPVIAQHNDRLADVLAAAQRAKAKKQQTDATPPESSS, via the coding sequence ATGAGCCGGCAACTGTTTGGCTTTCCCGGCGGCATCGTGCTGGACGATCACAAAGATCGCGCCGCCGAAAATCCGATCGAATGGCTGCCGCTGCCACCGCTGCTGGTGTTGCCACTGAAGCAACATGCCGGGCTGCCGGCGATTCCGGTGGTGACCGAAGGCCAGCGCGTGCATTACGGCCAGTTGCTGGCCAAGCCGGCAGCCGGGCGCAGCGCCGGTGTGCATGCCCCGGCCGATGGTGAAATCAGTTTTATCGGCCTGCATCCGGTACCCGATGACAGCAACCAGTATCAGCCCTGCATCGGCATCTGTACCGATGAAACTGGCGCGCACGAAGAAGAAGAACTGGTCGATGACGTTTGCTTGAGCGATGACGATCTGCGCGAGCGCATTGCCCAGGCCGGCATCGTCGGCCTCGGCGGCGCCGGCTTTCCTTCGGCGCAAAAGCTGACCGAGACTCCAGTCAAATGGCTGATTATCAACGGCGCCGAATGCGAACCCTACATCAGTTGCGATGATCGACTGATGCAGGAACGCGCGCCAGCGATCATCGAAGGTGTGCAGATTCTGGCGCGACTGCTGAAGCCGGAACTCGTGCTGTTTGCCATCGAAGACAACAAGCCAGCTGCCATCACCGCCGTTGCCGAAGCGTGCCATGAAACCAATATCGAGCTGGTGGTCATTCCGACCAAATACCCGAGCGGTGCCCAGAAGCAACTGATTCAGAATCTGCTGGGCTTTGAGATTCCGCGCGGCAAACACTCCGTTGATCTCGGCGTTGTGATGTACAACACCGGCACTTGCTACGCCATCGCCCGTGCCATCGCCCACTCCGAACCGCTGCTGCGGCGTATCGTTACAGTGACCGGTGACGCGGTCGATCGGCCCGGCAATTACGACGTGGCCATCGGCACGCCCATCGAGTATGTGTTGCAGAGCGCTGGCTTGAATCCGAACAAGCTGCGCCGTGTGATCATGGGAGGCCCGATCATGGGCATCGCGCTCAACGAATTGTCGGCACCGGTCAGCAAGCTGACCAATTGCCTGATCGCCGCCGGCCCGGACGAGCTCGATGAAACACTGGCGCCTCGGCCATGCATCCGCTGCGGCGACTGCATGGAAGTGTGTCCGGCCTCGTTGTTGCCGCAACAATTGTTCTGGCACATCGAAAGCGAGCAGCATGAAAAAGCGGCAGCGCTGGATCTCGCTGTTTGCATTGAATGCGGTGCCTGCGCTTATGTCTGCCCCAGCCAAATCCCGCTGGTGCAATATTATCGCCATGGAAAAGCGGTGCTCCGGCAGCAACAACAGGAACGGCTCGCTGCGCAGCAGGCTAAAGCCCGCTTTGATGCCCGCGAGCAACGGCTGCAGCAAAAACAACAGCAGCGGGCGCAGCGCAAGCTTGCCGCAGCACCGGCGCTCACTGAACCGGAACCGGTCACTGTCGCAGCAGTCGTCGTTACTAAAAACGATGCCGAGATCGATGCCAGCAAGCCGGTGATCGCGCAGCACAATGACCGCCTGGCCGATGTCCTTGCTGCCGCCCAGCGCGCCAAGGCAAAGAAGCAGCAAACCGACGCCACTCCACCGGAGTCATCATCATGA
- a CDS encoding electron transport complex subunit E translates to MTDSTPHSPSKRWQSALWQPELWQSGLWTNNPALVQVLGLCPLLAVSNTAINGLGLGLATLLVLVGANLLVSLVRHWIPAAIRIPVFVLLIGSLVTCIELLMHAWTYSLYQALGIFIPLIVTNCVIIGRAESFASRQPAHRAVIDGLAQGLGFTGVLFVLGSVREILGSGHWMFGAEQVFGSVGAALSSKFAELQQPMLLALLPPGAFLGLGGLIALKNVIDQRRRSRQAASATSMRPAAPVNVSNESRSANET, encoded by the coding sequence ATGACCGACAGCACGCCACATTCACCAAGCAAGCGCTGGCAATCTGCGTTATGGCAACCGGAATTGTGGCAATCCGGACTGTGGACCAATAATCCGGCGTTGGTGCAGGTGCTGGGCCTGTGTCCGCTGCTGGCAGTCAGCAATACCGCCATCAATGGTCTCGGTCTTGGCCTCGCCACCTTGCTGGTGCTGGTCGGCGCCAATCTGCTGGTCTCGCTGGTGCGACACTGGATTCCGGCTGCGATCCGCATTCCGGTGTTTGTGCTGCTGATCGGCTCGCTGGTTACCTGCATCGAATTGCTGATGCACGCCTGGACTTACTCGCTGTATCAGGCGCTCGGCATTTTCATTCCGCTGATTGTCACCAATTGCGTGATCATCGGCCGCGCGGAAAGCTTTGCCTCGCGTCAACCGGCGCATCGGGCCGTGATCGATGGTCTGGCGCAGGGACTTGGCTTTACCGGCGTGCTGTTTGTGCTCGGCAGCGTGCGCGAGATTCTTGGTTCCGGTCATTGGATGTTCGGTGCCGAACAGGTATTCGGCAGCGTTGGCGCCGCGCTCAGCAGCAAATTTGCCGAGCTGCAACAGCCGATGCTGCTGGCGCTGCTGCCGCCCGGCGCCTTTCTGGGACTTGGTGGCCTGATTGCGCTGAAAAATGTCATTGACCAGCGCCGTCGAAGCCGGCAGGCTGCCAGCGCAACGAGCATGCGCCCAGCCGCGCCCGTTAATGTGTCGAACGAGAGTCGATCGGCAAATGAGACTTGA
- the rsxG gene encoding electron transport complex subunit RsxG: MSMGRHALILGAFTLICTGAIVAVDILTRPRIEAEQDAAFARLLGEVLPMTAYDNNIAQDCVAVLDTDVFGREAAVPVYRARRTGAPVALVFTATAPDGYSGNIDLLIAIYHDGKIAGTRVTAHKETPGLGDKIERRKSDWMDQFRGRSLQQPSADKWTVRKDGGDFDGFTGATITPRAVLHALQRVQLYHANHRDELFSAASNCHASAEAATK, from the coding sequence ATGAGCATGGGCCGGCATGCCCTGATACTGGGCGCGTTCACACTGATCTGCACCGGCGCCATTGTTGCCGTCGATATCCTGACGCGGCCGCGCATCGAAGCCGAACAGGATGCAGCGTTTGCTCGCCTGCTCGGTGAAGTGCTACCCATGACTGCCTACGACAACAACATTGCCCAAGATTGCGTTGCGGTGCTCGATACCGACGTGTTTGGCCGCGAAGCTGCAGTGCCGGTCTATCGGGCGCGACGGACCGGCGCACCGGTTGCGCTGGTGTTCACCGCCACCGCACCTGACGGTTACAGCGGCAATATCGATTTGCTGATTGCCATTTATCACGACGGAAAGATCGCCGGCACCCGGGTTACCGCACACAAGGAAACGCCAGGACTCGGCGACAAAATTGAGCGGCGCAAATCCGACTGGATGGATCAATTCCGCGGCCGCTCGCTGCAACAACCGAGTGCCGACAAATGGACCGTGCGCAAGGATGGCGGCGACTTTGATGGCTTTACCGGCGCCACCATCACACCGAGGGCCGTGCTGCACGCCTTGCAACGGGTGCAGCTCTACCACGCCAACCATCGCGACGAATTGTTCAGCGCGGCCAGCAATTGCCATGCGTCCGCAGAGGCGGCAACAAAATGA
- the rsxB gene encoding electron transport complex subunit RsxB: MSGVFALVLLGLVFGALLGYAAIRYRIEGNPLVDQINAVLPQTQCGQCGYPGCKPYAQAIANGDAINKCPPGGDAGIKALATLLGKEITPLADEAAVKPKLLAFIREAECIGCTKCIQACPVDAIVGAPKLMHTVIAAECTGCELCLPPCPVDCIDLIPAPTPAWQWPKPAFDPRIPIRLVH; this comes from the coding sequence ATGAGCGGCGTGTTCGCGCTGGTGCTGCTCGGGCTCGTCTTTGGCGCGCTGCTTGGCTACGCCGCCATCCGCTACCGGATCGAGGGCAATCCGCTGGTCGATCAGATCAACGCGGTGCTGCCGCAAACCCAGTGCGGCCAGTGCGGTTATCCCGGTTGCAAACCGTATGCGCAAGCCATTGCCAACGGTGATGCCATCAACAAGTGCCCGCCTGGTGGCGACGCGGGCATCAAAGCATTGGCCACACTGCTCGGTAAAGAGATCACGCCATTGGCGGATGAAGCTGCCGTCAAACCGAAACTGCTGGCCTTCATTCGCGAAGCCGAATGCATTGGCTGCACCAAATGCATTCAGGCCTGTCCGGTCGATGCCATCGTCGGCGCACCGAAACTGATGCACACCGTAATCGCGGCGGAATGCACCGGCTGCGAACTGTGTTTGCCGCCCTGTCCGGTCGATTGCATTGATCTGATTCCGGCACCAACGCCGGCCTGGCAGTGGCCAAAGCCGGCGTTCGATCCGCGCATTCCGATTCGCTTGGTGCACTGA
- the rsxD gene encoding electron transport complex subunit RsxD, with amino-acid sequence MSLAISSPHRTRGERVGQVMRMVIYCTAPGMATLMAFFGWGSLFQVWLCILACVVGEAVVLSLRGRDPRHELKDCSAILTGLLLGLCLPPYAPWWIAISGSLFAIVVAKQLYGGLGMNPFNPAMVGYVFLLISFPIAMTSWTPPLALSATPPGLIDSIMLIATGNTWDGQSLQTLRAGIDGFTMATPLDHLRTDIAQGQMISEVVNQQVFGAFAGFGWEWVNLAFLIGGGVLLQQKIISWHIPIGLLTGLFGSALIFYVWNPDVYASPMFHLLTGGSMLGAFFIATDPVTACTSARGRWYYGLGIGVLVYVIRTFGGYPDAIAFAVLLLNLAAPTIDHYTVPRAYGQPSRKILAPVPSGTAPRSTADSATASRTQNKDPAS; translated from the coding sequence ATGAGTCTGGCCATTTCATCGCCGCATCGCACCCGTGGCGAACGGGTCGGTCAGGTCATGCGCATGGTGATCTACTGCACCGCACCGGGCATGGCAACCTTGATGGCCTTTTTTGGTTGGGGCAGCTTGTTTCAGGTCTGGTTGTGCATCCTCGCCTGCGTTGTCGGTGAGGCCGTAGTATTGAGTCTGCGCGGCCGCGATCCGCGTCACGAGCTGAAAGACTGCAGCGCCATTCTGACCGGCTTGTTGCTCGGCTTGTGTCTGCCACCGTATGCGCCGTGGTGGATCGCCATCAGCGGCAGCCTGTTTGCGATTGTCGTCGCCAAGCAACTGTACGGCGGCCTCGGCATGAATCCGTTCAATCCGGCCATGGTCGGTTATGTGTTTCTGCTGATCTCCTTTCCGATTGCGATGACCTCGTGGACACCGCCGCTGGCCTTGTCCGCGACTCCACCCGGTCTGATCGACAGCATCATGCTGATCGCCACCGGCAACACCTGGGACGGTCAGAGCTTGCAAACGCTGCGTGCCGGCATTGACGGCTTCACGATGGCAACGCCGCTCGATCATCTGCGCACCGACATCGCTCAGGGCCAGATGATTTCCGAGGTGGTCAATCAGCAGGTGTTCGGTGCCTTTGCCGGCTTTGGCTGGGAGTGGGTGAATCTGGCGTTCTTGATCGGTGGCGGTGTGCTGCTGCAGCAGAAGATCATCAGCTGGCACATCCCGATCGGCCTGCTGACTGGCTTGTTCGGCAGTGCGCTGATTTTCTATGTCTGGAATCCGGATGTGTATGCCTCGCCGATGTTTCATCTGCTCACCGGTGGCAGCATGCTCGGCGCTTTTTTCATTGCAACGGATCCGGTCACCGCCTGCACATCAGCACGCGGGCGCTGGTATTACGGACTCGGCATTGGCGTTCTGGTCTATGTGATTCGCACCTTCGGCGGCTATCCGGATGCGATTGCCTTTGCCGTGCTGCTGCTGAATCTGGCGGCGCCGACCATCGATCACTACACCGTGCCACGCGCTTATGGTCAGCCGTCGCGCAAGATCCTGGCACCAGTGCCAAGCGGCACGGCGCCGCGCTCGACAGCCGACAGCGCGACAGCTTCACGTACTCAAAACAAGGACCCGGCATCATGA
- the rsxA gene encoding electron transport complex subunit RsxA, protein MTDLLLLFVATALVNNVVLVKFLGLCPFMGVSNKQDTAVGMAAATTFVLTLASALSYLVNAWILQPLDIGYLRTLSFILVIAVVVQFTEMAMAKTSPLLHRLLGIYLPLITTNCAVLGVALLNVQAAHSFLESLVFGFAAALGFSLVLVLFSGLRERINVADVPLPFRGAAIGLITAGLMSLAFMGFSGLIK, encoded by the coding sequence ATGACTGATCTGCTGCTGCTGTTTGTCGCGACCGCCCTGGTCAACAACGTCGTACTGGTCAAATTCCTTGGCCTGTGCCCGTTCATGGGCGTGTCGAACAAGCAGGACACAGCCGTGGGCATGGCGGCGGCAACAACGTTTGTTTTGACGCTCGCCTCGGCGCTGTCCTATCTGGTCAATGCCTGGATTTTGCAGCCGCTCGACATCGGCTATCTGCGCACCCTGAGTTTCATTCTGGTCATTGCCGTGGTGGTGCAATTCACCGAAATGGCGATGGCGAAAACCAGCCCGCTGCTGCACCGTCTGCTCGGCATTTACCTGCCGCTCATCACCACCAACTGCGCGGTGCTCGGCGTCGCCCTGCTCAATGTTCAGGCCGCGCACAGCTTTCTCGAATCGCTGGTGTTCGGCTTCGCCGCCGCGCTTGGCTTTTCGCTGGTGCTGGTGCTGTTTTCCGGGCTACGCGAACGCATCAATGTCGCCGATGTACCGTTGCCGTTTCGTGGCGCCGCCATTGGGCTTATCACGGCCGGCTTGATGTCGTTGGCGTTCATGGGTTTTTCGGGGCTGATCAAATGA
- the nth gene encoding endonuclease III, with translation MNPEKRLAIFTRLRAENPTPTTELNYTTPFELLVAVVLSAQATDVGVNKATAKLFPVANTPAKILALGVEGLKDYIKTIGLFNAKADNVIKTCKILLEQHGGEVPRDREALEALPGVGRKTANVVLNTAFGEPTIAVDTHIFRLSNRINLAPGKTPLAVEQKLLKVVPDEFKKDAHHWLILHGRYVCTARSPKCAVCVINDLCEFKQKTKLLEELPKRTKARKQA, from the coding sequence ATGAATCCTGAAAAACGACTGGCGATATTCACCCGGCTAAGGGCAGAAAATCCCACCCCGACCACCGAGCTCAACTACACCACCCCGTTTGAGTTGCTGGTTGCCGTAGTGCTGTCGGCCCAAGCCACCGATGTCGGGGTCAATAAAGCCACGGCCAAATTGTTTCCGGTTGCCAACACGCCAGCAAAAATTCTGGCGCTCGGCGTTGAGGGATTGAAGGACTACATCAAGACCATTGGCCTGTTCAACGCCAAAGCCGACAACGTCATCAAGACCTGCAAAATCCTGCTGGAACAGCACGGCGGCGAAGTGCCGCGTGACCGCGAAGCGTTGGAAGCACTGCCCGGGGTTGGCCGCAAGACCGCCAACGTGGTGCTGAATACCGCGTTCGGCGAACCGACCATCGCGGTCGACACCCATATTTTTCGCTTGTCGAACCGGATCAACCTGGCGCCCGGTAAAACCCCACTGGCAGTCGAGCAGAAATTGCTGAAAGTGGTGCCGGACGAATTCAAGAAAGACGCCCATCACTGGCTGATCCTGCACGGCCGCTATGTCTGCACCGCGCGCAGCCCCAAGTGCGCGGTATGCGTCATCAATGATCTGTGTGAGTTCAAGCAGAAAACGAAGTTGCTGGAAGAACTGCCGAAACGAACCAAAGCCAGGAAGCAAGCATGA
- the dcd gene encoding dCTP deaminase, which produces MSIKSDKWIRRMAEQHGMIEPFEPGQVRAVNGQKIVSYGTSSYGYDVRCAREFKIFTNINSAIVDPKAFNEGSFVDVVSDVCIIPPNSFALARTVEYFRIPRSVLTICLGKSTYARCGIIVNVTPLEPEWEGHVTLEFSNTTPLPAKIYANEGVAQMLFLESDEVCETSYRDRGGKYQGQTGVTLPKT; this is translated from the coding sequence ATGAGCATCAAATCAGACAAGTGGATTCGCCGGATGGCCGAGCAGCACGGCATGATTGAGCCGTTCGAGCCGGGTCAGGTGCGGGCGGTCAATGGCCAGAAGATCGTTTCCTACGGCACCTCGAGCTATGGCTACGACGTGCGTTGCGCACGCGAATTCAAAATCTTCACCAATATCAATTCGGCGATTGTTGATCCGAAAGCCTTCAATGAAGGGAGCTTCGTCGACGTGGTCAGCGATGTCTGCATCATTCCGCCGAACTCGTTCGCGCTGGCTCGCACCGTTGAATACTTCCGCATTCCGCGCAGTGTGCTGACCATCTGCCTCGGCAAATCCACTTATGCCCGCTGCGGCATCATCGTCAACGTGACGCCGCTGGAGCCGGAGTGGGAAGGCCACGTAACGCTGGAGTTTTCCAACACCACGCCGCTGCCAGCCAAGATTTACGCCAACGAAGGCGTCGCCCAGATGTTGTTCCTTGAATCGGACGAGGTCTGCGAAACCTCCTACCGTGACCGTGGCGGCAAGTATCAGGGCCAGACCGGCGTGACCTTGCCTAAAACCTGA
- the metG gene encoding methionine--tRNA ligase: MTAKRRILVTSALPYANGSIHMGHLVEYIQTDIWVRFQKMRGNECWYVCADDTHGTPVMLKAQSLGLQPEEMIARMREEHLADFSAFHIAFDNYYSTHSEENREFCYGIYKALRSNGHIATRTISQLFDPEKQMFLPDRFVKGECPKCGATDQYGDSCDVCGATYAPTELKNPKSAVSGATPVLKESEHYFFKLPDFEAFLKHWTRNGHVHASIANKLDEWFEAGLSEWDISRDAPYFGFEIPDAPGKYFYVWLDAPVGYMASFKNLCAQKDLAFDDFWKADSTAEVYHFIGKDIVYFHTLFWPAMLKGSGYRTPTSVYAHGFLTVNGTKMSKSKGTFVTARTYLDHLNPEWLRYYFAAKLGAGVDDIDLNLEDFVNRVNSDLVGKVVNIASRCAGFIHKQFGGLLSSHNAEPALLKELQDAADGLAKAYEDREYGKAMRDIMALADKVNEYIAAKAPWTLAKNPDTAKEAHDVCTVGLNAFRLLALYLKPVLPKLAEQAEHFLNIDSLLWMDAQSLMLTHKINEFQPMMVRVEGAKVAAMIEASKENLQPTAAPAAAENASGSGTTTASALITHEPFKPVIGIDDFDRIDLRIARIDNAEHVEGAEKLLKLTLNVGAETRTVFAGIKSAYDPASLIGKHTVMVANLAPRKMKFGMSEGMVLAAGPGGKDLWILEPHTGAQPGMRVK, translated from the coding sequence ATGACCGCCAAGCGCCGCATCCTCGTTACCAGCGCCCTGCCCTATGCCAACGGCTCCATCCACATGGGCCATCTGGTCGAATACATCCAGACCGATATCTGGGTGCGCTTCCAGAAAATGCGCGGCAACGAGTGCTGGTACGTCTGCGCCGACGACACCCACGGCACCCCGGTCATGCTCAAGGCCCAGAGCCTCGGCCTGCAACCGGAAGAAATGATCGCCCGGATGCGCGAAGAGCACCTGGCCGATTTCAGCGCATTCCATATCGCGTTCGACAATTACTACAGCACCCATAGCGAAGAAAACCGCGAGTTCTGCTACGGCATTTACAAGGCGCTGCGCAGCAACGGCCATATCGCCACCCGGACCATTTCGCAGCTGTTCGATCCGGAAAAGCAGATGTTCCTGCCGGACCGCTTCGTCAAGGGCGAATGCCCGAAATGCGGCGCCACCGATCAGTACGGCGATTCCTGCGATGTCTGTGGCGCTACCTACGCCCCGACCGAATTGAAGAACCCGAAATCGGCCGTCAGCGGCGCTACGCCGGTACTGAAAGAGTCCGAGCATTACTTCTTCAAGCTGCCGGATTTCGAAGCGTTCTTGAAACACTGGACCCGCAATGGGCATGTTCATGCCTCGATCGCCAACAAGCTTGATGAGTGGTTCGAAGCGGGTTTGAGCGAGTGGGATATCTCGCGCGATGCGCCTTACTTTGGCTTCGAAATTCCGGATGCCCCGGGCAAGTATTTCTACGTCTGGCTCGATGCGCCGGTCGGCTACATGGCGAGCTTCAAGAACCTGTGCGCGCAGAAAGATCTGGCGTTCGATGATTTCTGGAAAGCCGATTCGACCGCCGAGGTTTACCACTTCATCGGCAAGGACATCGTTTACTTCCACACCTTGTTCTGGCCGGCGATGCTGAAAGGCTCGGGCTACCGGACGCCGACTTCCGTTTACGCGCACGGTTTTTTGACTGTCAACGGCACCAAGATGTCGAAGTCGAAAGGCACTTTTGTCACCGCCCGCACCTATCTGGATCACCTGAATCCGGAATGGCTGCGCTATTACTTCGCCGCCAAACTCGGTGCCGGCGTCGATGACATCGATTTGAATCTGGAAGATTTCGTCAACCGGGTCAATTCCGATCTGGTCGGCAAAGTGGTGAACATCGCCTCGCGCTGCGCCGGTTTTATTCACAAGCAATTCGGCGGCCTGCTGTCGTCGCACAACGCCGAACCGGCACTGCTGAAAGAACTGCAGGACGCCGCCGACGGCCTCGCCAAGGCCTATGAAGATCGCGAATACGGCAAAGCCATGCGCGACATCATGGCGCTGGCCGACAAGGTCAACGAATACATCGCCGCGAAAGCGCCGTGGACGCTGGCCAAGAACCCGGACACCGCGAAAGAGGCGCATGACGTCTGCACGGTCGGCCTCAATGCCTTCCGTCTGCTGGCACTGTATTTGAAGCCGGTGCTGCCGAAACTGGCCGAACAGGCTGAGCACTTCCTGAACATCGATTCGCTGCTGTGGATGGACGCGCAGAGCTTGATGCTGACCCACAAGATCAACGAATTCCAGCCGATGATGGTGCGGGTCGAAGGCGCGAAAGTGGCGGCGATGATCGAAGCTTCGAAAGAGAACTTGCAGCCGACGGCCGCGCCGGCCGCCGCTGAAAACGCCTCCGGCTCTGGCACCACAACTGCCTCGGCACTGATCACCCACGAACCGTTCAAGCCGGTGATCGGCATCGACGATTTTGATCGCATCGATCTTCGCATCGCCCGCATCGACAATGCCGAACACGTCGAAGGCGCCGAGAAGCTGCTGAAGCTGACCCTGAATGTCGGTGCCGAAACCCGCACCGTGTTTGCCGGCATCAAGAGTGCTTACGATCCGGCGTCGTTGATCGGCAAGCACACGGTGATGGTCGCCAACCTGGCGCCGCGCAAAATGAAATTCGGCATGTCCGAAGGCATGGTGCTGGCGGCCGGCCCCGGCGGCAAAGACTTGTGGATTCTGGAACCGCATACCGGTGCCCAACCCGGCATGCGAGTAAAGTGA
- the thrS gene encoding threonine--tRNA ligase, which yields MPVVRLPDGSERRFDSPVTVMQVAESIGAGLAKAALAGKVNGREVDTSYTITEDCELAIITDKSPEGLEVIRHSTAHLLAQAVKQLFPEVQVTIGPVIEDGFYYDFASPKPFTPEDLEKIEKRMAELAAKEIPVSRRLLPRDEAVEYFKSLGEHYKAEIIASIPSNEDISLYRQGDFEDLCRGPHVPNTGKLKVFKLMRVSGAYWRGDTKNQQLQRVYGTAWANKKDLETYLHRLEEAEKRDHRKIGKALDLFHLQEEGPGMVFWHNNGWIIYKEIENYIRNRLRKADYQEVRTPQVIDLSLWERSGHWGKYSPNMFTTESENRKYAIKPMNCPCHVQIFNTTLHSYRDLPLRMAEFGSCHRNEPSGALHGIMRVRGFTQDDAHIFCTEEQMRDEIISFVDLLYSVYEDFGFTDVIIKLSTRPENRIGSDAMWDRAEGALADALKAKNLAFEYQPGEGAFYGPKIEFTLRDSLGRNWQCGTMQVDYNMPERLGAEYIDESSTKRTPVMLHRAILGSLERFIGMLIEHHAGLFPTWLAPQQVAVLSITDRQHEYVAGLAKALNNQGFRANSDLRNEKISYKIREHTLSRVPYLLVVGDREVETNTVAVRRRDGKDLGVMTVSAFTELLASDVSSRGRSILEE from the coding sequence ATGCCTGTTGTACGTCTTCCCGATGGTAGTGAGCGCCGGTTTGATTCGCCGGTCACGGTTATGCAGGTTGCCGAGAGCATCGGCGCCGGCCTCGCCAAGGCCGCGTTGGCCGGCAAGGTCAACGGCCGTGAGGTCGATACCAGCTACACCATTACCGAAGACTGCGAGCTGGCCATCATCACCGACAAGAGCCCGGAAGGCCTTGAGGTGATCCGGCACTCGACCGCGCACTTGCTGGCGCAGGCGGTCAAGCAGCTGTTCCCGGAAGTGCAGGTCACTATCGGCCCAGTGATCGAGGACGGCTTTTATTACGACTTCGCCAGCCCGAAGCCGTTCACGCCCGAAGATCTGGAGAAGATCGAGAAGCGCATGGCCGAGCTGGCCGCGAAGGAAATCCCGGTGTCGCGCCGGCTGTTGCCGCGTGACGAGGCGGTCGAGTACTTCAAATCGCTCGGCGAGCATTACAAGGCCGAGATCATTGCCTCGATCCCGAGCAACGAAGACATTTCGCTGTACCGTCAGGGCGATTTCGAAGATCTCTGCCGCGGTCCGCACGTGCCGAATACCGGCAAATTGAAAGTGTTCAAGCTGATGCGGGTGTCCGGCGCCTACTGGCGTGGCGACACCAAAAACCAGCAGTTGCAGCGGGTTTACGGCACGGCTTGGGCCAACAAGAAAGATCTGGAAACTTACCTGCACCGGCTGGAAGAAGCCGAGAAGCGCGATCACCGGAAAATCGGCAAGGCGCTGGACCTCTTCCACCTGCAGGAAGAAGGCCCAGGCATGGTGTTCTGGCACAACAACGGCTGGATCATCTACAAGGAAATCGAGAACTACATTCGCAACCGGCTGCGCAAGGCCGACTATCAGGAAGTGCGCACGCCGCAGGTCATCGACCTCAGTTTGTGGGAGCGCTCGGGCCATTGGGGCAAGTACTCGCCGAACATGTTCACCACCGAATCGGAGAACCGCAAGTACGCCATCAAGCCGATGAACTGCCCGTGTCACGTGCAGATTTTCAACACCACGCTGCACAGCTACCGCGATCTGCCGCTGCGCATGGCCGAGTTCGGTTCCTGTCACCGCAACGAGCCGTCCGGTGCGCTGCACGGCATCATGCGGGTGCGCGGCTTTACCCAGGACGACGCCCACATTTTCTGTACCGAAGAGCAGATGCGCGACGAGATCATCTCGTTCGTCGACCTGCTGTACTCGGTCTATGAGGACTTTGGCTTCACCGACGTCATCATCAAGCTGTCGACCCGGCCGGAAAACCGGATTGGCTCCGATGCCATGTGGGATCGCGCCGAGGGCGCACTGGCCGATGCGCTCAAGGCCAAAAATCTGGCATTCGAGTACCAACCGGGCGAGGGCGCCTTCTACGGGCCGAAGATCGAGTTCACCCTGCGCGACAGCCTTGGTCGTAACTGGCAATGCGGTACCATGCAGGTCGACTACAACATGCCGGAACGTCTGGGCGCCGAATATATCGACGAAAGCAGCACCAAACGCACCCCGGTCATGCTGCACCGGGCCATCTTGGGCTCGCTGGAGCGGTTCATCGGCATGCTCATCGAGCACCATGCCGGGCTGTTCCCGACCTGGTTGGCACCCCAGCAGGTGGCGGTCCTGAGCATCACCGACCGCCAGCATGAGTACGTCGCCGGTCTGGCCAAAGCCTTGAACAATCAGGGCTTCCGGGCCAATTCCGACTTGAGAAACGAGAAGATCAGCTATAAGATCCGCGAGCACACGCTTAGCCGTGTGCCATATCTGCTGGTCGTCGGCGATCGTGAGGTCGAGACGAATACAGTGGCCGTGCGTAGGCGCGATGGTAAAGACCTCGGTGTGATGACGGTTTCCGCCTTCACCGAATTGCTTGCCAGTGACGTGTCCTCGCGCGGCCGTTCTATTTTGGAGGAATGA